One window of Pectobacterium carotovorum genomic DNA carries:
- a CDS encoding ABC transporter permease, with product MNHLSPENLTSKKAAADGVSSAAARPLKTPFRLSPEVRAFIRNPAGMAGLLLLITVFLMAAFAPLLYPGDPLDMVAQPFLWPGENPDFPLGTDSMGRDVAAGIVHGSQVSLQIGFSAVIVSLLIGTVVGALAGYFGGRVDDMLVHITELFQTFPTFLLVVVLVAIGSPSVTLISLAIGIASWPTIARLVRAEFRSLRESDFVLAARSQGFSSLRIIFQEMLPNALPSIIVTTSVMVASAILIESALSFLGFGDPNRVSWGSMIGAGRESLRTAWFLTALPGTALVLTVLSLNLVGDALNDALNPRLRGRSA from the coding sequence ATGAATCACCTTTCTCCTGAAAATCTCACATCGAAGAAAGCCGCAGCGGACGGCGTTAGCTCAGCGGCAGCTCGCCCGTTAAAAACGCCTTTTCGCCTGTCGCCGGAGGTGCGTGCATTTATCCGCAATCCCGCGGGGATGGCTGGCCTGCTGTTGCTGATTACGGTATTTCTGATGGCCGCCTTCGCACCGTTACTGTATCCCGGCGATCCGCTGGATATGGTTGCTCAGCCTTTCTTGTGGCCGGGCGAGAATCCTGACTTCCCCTTAGGAACCGATTCGATGGGCCGGGATGTCGCCGCCGGCATCGTCCACGGTTCACAGGTTTCCTTGCAGATCGGCTTCTCGGCAGTCATTGTCAGCCTGTTAATTGGCACCGTCGTCGGTGCACTGGCGGGCTATTTCGGCGGTCGAGTTGATGACATGCTGGTTCATATCACCGAACTGTTCCAGACCTTCCCAACTTTTTTGCTGGTCGTGGTGCTGGTCGCCATCGGTTCACCGTCGGTTACGCTGATTTCACTGGCTATCGGGATTGCCTCGTGGCCAACGATTGCCCGTCTGGTACGGGCCGAGTTTCGTTCCCTGCGTGAAAGCGATTTTGTGTTAGCCGCACGCAGTCAGGGATTTTCCAGTCTGCGTATCATCTTTCAGGAAATGCTGCCGAACGCGCTGCCGTCGATCATCGTCACCACATCCGTCATGGTTGCCTCGGCCATTTTGATTGAATCTGCCCTCTCCTTCTTAGGCTTTGGCGATCCGAACCGCGTGAGCTGGGGCAGCATGATCGGCGCAGGCCGGGAATCGCTGCGTACCGCCTGGTTTCTTACCGCCCTGCCCGGCACCGCACTGGTCTTAACCGTACTGTCATTGAATCTGGTTGGCGACGCGTTGAATGATGCCCTGAATCCACGGTTACGGGGGAGAAGCGCATGA